The Brassica napus cultivar Da-Ae chromosome C7, Da-Ae, whole genome shotgun sequence genome has a segment encoding these proteins:
- the LOC106427518 gene encoding putative FBD-associated F-box protein At1g05080 translates to MSEAKVEERVCEDRISELPDDLIVAILSLIPTKDAVATMFMSKRWLSIWTMVPVLDYKDEKEGRNSVWSFLHKSLQYHKAPLVDTLAVLLGSQCPTDVDVGKCVANVVDRRVREIIFELVWSADPTRLPNSLYSCESLRELSLSHKILVDFPYSSCLPSLKKLELSSVVYKDDDSLRRFLSISCPTLKALFVTRKKDDNLKTLTVKVPSLWCLLYHNCFMNNDVEEEDNGRCLVIDTPALEEFHVMDISRDYCSTNHMPCLKGAYLSSNSCPGEKLLRSFSSVLSLELCLNHETLVCCSTVNFSRLVKLIIDPEDSDWLEPLMLLLGNAPKLRNLTVDDVRILFFHHSIN, encoded by the exons ATGTCGGAAGCCAAAGTTGAAGAGAGAGTTTGTGAGGACAGGATTAGTGAGTTACCAGATGATTTGATCGTGGCGATATTGAGCCTTATCCCTACAAAAGACGCAGTGGCCACCATGTTTATGTCAAAAAGGTGGCTCTCTATTTGGACGATGGTACCTGTACTTGATTACAAAGATGAGAAAGAAGGCAGAAATAGCGTTTGGTCGTTTCTACACAAGTCGCTGCAATACCACAAGGCACCTCTAGTAGACACCTTAGCTGTGCTACTCGGTTCACAATGTCCTACCGATGTTGATGTCGGAAAGTGCGTTGCAAACGTTGTTGATCGTCGCGTACGTGAGATAATTTTCGAGCTTGTATGGTCCGCAGATCCAACGAGATTGCCCAACAGCCTTTACTCATGTGAATCTCTCAGGGAACTTTCTCTCTCCCACAAGATTCTTGTGGATTTCCCTTATTCTTCTTGTCTTCCATCCCTAAAAAAACTCGAGCTTTCCTCTGTGGTGTATAAAGACGACGATTCTCTCCGTAGGTTTCTATCGATTAGCTGCCCTACTCTCAAGGCTTTGTTTGTGACACGGAAAAAGGATGACAATTTGAAAACGTTGACCGTGAAAGTTCCTTCCTTATGGTGCTTATTATATCACAATTGCTTTATGAACAAtgatgttgaagaagaagacaatggTAGGTGCTTAGTTATTGATACTCCGGCATTGGAAGAATTCCACGTCATGGATATTTCGAGAGACTACTGCTCGACCAATCATATGCCTTGTCTTAAGGGTGCATATCTCAGTTCTAACTCTTGCCCTGGTGAAAAGCTTTTAAGATCTTTTTCTTCTGTCTTGTCTCTTGAGTTGTGCTTGAATCATGAAACG CTTGTCTGTTGTAGCACCGTCAACTTTTCTCGACTTGTAAAGTTAATAATAGACCCAGAGGATTCAGATTGGCTGGAACCACTTATGCTTTTACTTGGAAATGCTCCGAAACTAAGAAATCTTACGGTTGATGATGTACGTATCCTCTTCTTCCACCACAGTATTAAttga
- the LOC125590295 gene encoding uncharacterized protein LOC125590295: MFSSSTPTFPFMLIDYLTNFSSVEDDGPVTKWYGSSPPNCYNQKEILIRDWKLREEVLEAMTSGFLRNQSLGFPDYYLSGSGDKFPILLKHKPSEPELTEVSANLPPLPCGTKIQNIAMSCFSDRKKDWVVCVKLPGSQLSLFRPFCNSKWINVKPMPECISSLSSIMFSKKDQRFYIPSPGGNHLCSLDLNFNEDDKPRFLRVGFEDYPESVVSELEELNSCSRTDHLVESPTGELFYIKWYVL, from the coding sequence ATGTTCTCATCTTCAACACCAACCTTTCCGTTTATGTTGATTGACTACCTCACCAACTTCTCATCCGTTGAAGACGATGGTCCTGTGACAAAATGGTACGGAAGCAGTCCCCCAAATTGCTACAATCAAAAGGAAATATTGATTAGAGACTGGAAACTCAGGGAGGAGGTCCTTGAAGCGATGACTTCCGGATTTTTGCGTAATCAATCATTGGGATTCCCTGATTATTATCTATCTGGTAGTGGTGATAAGTTCCCTATTCTCCTCAAACACAAACCCTCTGAACCGGAGTTAACAGAGGTAAGTGCAAATCTACCTCCTTTGCCTTGTGGAACCAAGATTCAAAACATTGCCATGTCTTGTTTTTCTGACCGAAAAAAAGATTGGGTGGTGTGTGTCAAGTTACCTGGATCTCAGTTGAGTCTTTTTAGACCTTTTTGTAACTCTAAATGGATAAACGTCAAACCAATGCCTGAGTGTATAAGCTCTCTCTCGAGTATCATGTTCTCCAAGAAAGATCAACGGTTCTACATTCCATCACCTGGAGGCAACCATTTGTGCTCTTTGGATCTCAACTTCAATGAAGATGACAAGCCTCGGTTCTTGCGCGTCGGGTTTGAAGATTATCCTGAGTCGGTGGTCAGCGAGTTGGAGGAATTGAATTCTTGTTCCAGGACAGACCATCTTGTGGAATCCCCCACTGGAGAGCTTTTCTACATTAAGTGGTATGTATTATGA